The following coding sequences are from one Dehalococcoidia bacterium window:
- a CDS encoding NAD(P)/FAD-dependent oxidoreductase — translation MEQFEVAVLGAGGAGENIAKPLAQAGKRVVLVEEARIGGACPFVACVPSKVMLRSAELRLLLRHAPELGASAAAIDAGEGRAAYAAAVQRRRRLVPHDDADGERLLGEAGVRLLRGSGRIARPGLLAAGEREIGWRDLVIATGSAPAMPPIPGLDTVPCWTSDEALTSEKLPGSLAILGGGPVGCELAQIFAAFGAAVHLIEQAPRLLPAEEPAIGDLLGQALAADGVQRWLGAELKTAERSAAGARLRLADGAVIEVERVLVATGRTPRVQGLGLEALGITPGKQGLAIDAHCRVVGQTRVWAAGDVAGIEPYTHTAEYQAKIVVANLLGDAATADYRAIPRMVYTCPPVAAVGLTRAQAEQRGLPVVWAAADLATTPRAETAGTELGRLELLADPARGVLVGASAIGEQADSWLGEALLAIRAEIPLSRFAEVVHAFPTYNQMYDQVVPQLLQAMSVAG, via the coding sequence TGGCAAGCGCGTGGTCCTGGTCGAGGAGGCGCGCATCGGCGGCGCCTGCCCGTTCGTGGCCTGCGTGCCCAGCAAGGTGATGCTGCGCTCGGCCGAACTTCGCCTGCTGCTGCGTCACGCCCCTGAGCTGGGCGCGAGCGCCGCGGCAATCGATGCCGGTGAAGGCCGCGCCGCCTATGCCGCCGCCGTGCAGCGGCGCCGCCGCCTCGTGCCGCACGACGATGCGGACGGCGAGCGCCTGCTTGGAGAGGCCGGCGTCAGACTGCTGCGCGGCAGCGGCCGGATCGCGCGCCCCGGCCTGCTCGCCGCGGGCGAGCGGGAGATCGGCTGGCGCGACCTGGTGATCGCCACGGGCTCGGCGCCGGCCATGCCGCCGATCCCTGGCCTGGACACCGTGCCCTGCTGGACGAGCGACGAGGCGCTGACCAGTGAGAAGCTACCCGGCTCGCTGGCGATCCTGGGCGGCGGCCCGGTGGGCTGCGAGCTCGCGCAGATCTTCGCCGCCTTCGGCGCGGCCGTGCACCTGATCGAGCAGGCGCCGCGCCTGCTGCCCGCCGAGGAGCCGGCGATCGGCGATCTGCTGGGCCAGGCGCTGGCCGCGGACGGCGTGCAGCGTTGGCTCGGCGCTGAGCTGAAGACCGCCGAGCGCTCGGCAGCGGGGGCGCGGCTGCGGCTGGCCGACGGCGCCGTGATCGAGGTCGAGCGCGTGCTTGTGGCCACGGGCCGCACGCCGCGCGTGCAGGGACTCGGCCTGGAGGCGCTCGGCATTACGCCGGGCAAGCAAGGCCTCGCCATCGACGCGCACTGCCGCGTCGTCGGGCAGACGCGCGTCTGGGCGGCGGGCGATGTCGCCGGCATCGAGCCCTACACGCACACGGCCGAGTACCAGGCGAAGATCGTCGTGGCCAACCTGCTCGGCGACGCCGCCACGGCGGACTACCGGGCGATTCCGCGCATGGTCTACACCTGCCCACCGGTCGCGGCCGTGGGGCTGACGCGGGCGCAGGCCGAGCAGCGCGGCCTGCCCGTGGTCTGGGCTGCGGCCGACCTGGCTACGACACCACGCGCCGAGACGGCCGGCACGGAACTGGGGCGGCTGGAACTGCTCGCGGACCCGGCCCGCGGCGTGCTGGTCGGCGCGTCGGCGATCGGCGAGCAGGCGGATTCCTGGCTGGGCGAGGCTTTGCTGGCGATCCGGGCCGAGATCCCGCTCTCCCGTTTCGCCGAGGTCGTGCATGCCTTTCCGACCTACAACCAGATGTACGACCAGGTCGTGCCGCAACTGCTGCAAGCGATGTCCGTTGCCGGCTAA